The following coding sequences lie in one Arabidopsis thaliana chromosome 3, partial sequence genomic window:
- a CDS encoding hypothetical protein (DUF1005) (Protein of unknown function (DUF1005); LOCATED IN: plasma membrane; EXPRESSED IN: 22 plant structures; EXPRESSED DURING: 13 growth stages; CONTAINS InterPro DOMAIN/s: Protein of unknown function DUF1005 (InterPro:IPR010410); BEST Arabidopsis thaliana protein match is: Protein of unknown function (DUF1005) (TAIR:AT1G50040.1); Has 782 Blast hits to 189 proteins in 38 species: Archae - 0; Bacteria - 22; Metazoa - 12; Fungi - 23; Plants - 137; Viruses - 0; Other Eukaryotes - 588 (source: NCBI BLink).), giving the protein MDPCSFVRIIVGNLAVRFPSSSSSSSSSSGPSVSGINPTAPNCYCKIRFKNFPREIVSVPVMFRTESESETRCSSSGNVSTVAACFSLSKAQIEASLKKPKFSVLSVEAYSRGNSDGDDGVSGASCGLATAGEKLLGRFEVSLDLKSAETKSFLAHNGWVALPSKKTKSKTGSDPELHVSVRVEPDPRFVFQFDGEPECSPQVFQVQGNTKQAVFTCKFGSRNSNSGDRNLLHSSSMMSEISSTRSCISSMNSEKEQPSKERKGWSITVHDLSGSPVAMASMVTPFVPSPGSNRVTRSSPGAWLILRPDGCTWKPWGRLEAWREAGYSDTLGYRFELFQDGIATAVSASSSISLKNGGSFVIDVTGGTSTTASTPTTSPQGSWDLGSGSSAGSRPASRPGSGSGSDFGYLLPQHPSAAAQNRGFVMSATVEGVGKRSKPEVEVGVTHVTCTEDAAAHVALAAAVDLSLDACRLFSHKLRKELRQQSQLGVV; this is encoded by the exons ATGGATCCGTGCTCTTTCGTACGGATCATAGTCGGTAACTTGGCCGTTAGGTTtccgtcgtcgtcttcttcttcttcttcctcatcaggACCGTCTGTTTCCGGAATCAATCCAACGGCTCCTAACTGTTACTGTAAAATCAGATTCAAGAACTTTCCTCGTGAGATTGTTTCTGTTCCGGTTATGTTCCGAACTGAATCTGAATCCGAGACTCGTTGCTCCTCCTCCGGTAACGTATCCACCGTTGCTGCTTGTTTCAGTTTAAGTAAAGCTCAGATCGAAGCGTCGTTGAAGAAACCTAAATTTAGTGTTCTCTCCGTTGAGGCTTATTCCCGCGGAAATAGCGACGGAGACGACGGTGTTAGCGGCGCGTCGTGTGGACTCGCTACGGCGGGTGAGAAGTTGCTTGGTCGATTTGAGGTTTCGCTTGATTTGAAATCGGCGGAGACGAAGAGTTTTTTGGCGCATAACGGTTGGGTTGCTTTGCCGTCTAAGAAAACGAAGAGTAAAACTGGATCCGATCCGGAGCTCCACGTTAGCGTACGGGTCGAACCTGACCCGAGATTCGTGTTTCAGTTCGACGGTGAGCCTGAGTGTAGTCCTCAGGTTTTTCAAGTTCAAGGAAACACAAAGCAAGCCGTGTTCACTTGCAAATTCGGCTCTAGAAACTCCAACTCCGGTGATCGAAATCTTCTTCACAG TTCTTCGATGATGTCTGAGATAAGCTCAACGAGAAGTTGTATATCGTCGATGAATTCGGAAAAAGAACAACcgtcaaaagagagaaaaggatgGTCAATAACGGTCCATGATCTCTCCGGTTCACCCGTGGCTATGGCCTCTATGGTAACACCTTTCGTACCATCTCCTGGTTCGAACCGGGTGACTCGGTCAAGTCCCGGAGCGTGGCTTATTCTTCGACCTGACGGTTGCACATGGAAGCCATGGGGAAGACTAGAAGCATGGCGTGAGGCTGGTTACTCTGACACTCTAGGTTATCGTTTCGAGCTTTTCCAAGACGGTATAGCCACCGCAGTTTCTGCATCGTCGTCGATCAGTTTGAAAAATGGCGGGAGTTTTGTTATTGATGTTACCGGCGGTACAAGCACAACGGCGTCTACGCCGACAACGAGTCCTCAAGGAAGCTGGGATCTCGGATCCGGTTCAAGCGCCGGTTCAAGACCCGCGTCGAGACCAGGATCAGGATCCGGGTCGGATTTCGGATATCTACTACCGCAACATCCGTCTGCGGCCGCGCAAAACAGAGGGTTCGTTATGTCGGCTACGGTTGAAGGAGTTGGGAAACGAAGCAAACCAGAAGTAGAAGTCGGTGTGACGCACGTGACATGTACGGAGGATGCAGCAGCGCACGTGGCATTAGCTGCGGCGGTGGATCTGAGTTTGGATGCTTGCAGGCTTTTCTCACACAAGCTAAGGAAAGAGCTGAGACAGCAAAGCCAGCTTGGTGTCGTTTGA
- a CDS encoding CAP (Cysteine-rich secretory proteins, Antigen 5, and Pathogenesis-related 1 protein) superfamily protein (CAP (Cysteine-rich secretory proteins, Antigen 5, and Pathogenesis-related 1 protein) superfamily protein; FUNCTIONS IN: molecular_function unknown; INVOLVED IN: biological_process unknown; LOCATED IN: endomembrane system, extracellular region; EXPRESSED IN: male gametophyte, pollen tube; EXPRESSED DURING: L mature pollen stage, M germinated pollen stage; CONTAINS InterPro DOMAIN/s: Allergen V5/Tpx-1 related, conserved site (InterPro:IPR018244), Allergen V5/Tpx-1 related (InterPro:IPR001283), SCP-like extracellular (InterPro:IPR014044); BEST Arabidopsis thaliana protein match is: basic pathogenesis-related protein 1 (TAIR:AT2G14580.1); Has 3152 Blast hits to 3050 proteins in 386 species: Archae - 0; Bacteria - 68; Metazoa - 1724; Fungi - 337; Plants - 899; Viruses - 0; Other Eukaryotes - 124 (source: NCBI BLink).), with protein sequence MSLLKTNILFLLAIALFYGSLAEDLQQQFLEAHNEARNEVGLDPLVWDDEVAAYAASYANQRINDCALVHSNGPFGENIAMSSGEMSAEDAAEMWINEKQYYDYDSNTCNDPNGGTCLHYTQVVWKNTVRLGCAKVVCNSGGTFITCNYDPPGNYIGEKPF encoded by the coding sequence ATGTCTCTACTCAAAACcaacattttatttctcttaGCAATTGCTCTTTTCTATGGCTCTTTAGCCGAAGATTTGCAACAACAATTCTTAGAGGCCCACAACGAAGCCCGAAACGAGGTTGGGCTCGACCCATTGGTTTGGGACGATGAGGTCGCTGCATATGCGGCAAGCTATGCAAACCAGAGGATCAATGATTGTGCATTAGTCCATTCGAATGGACCATTTGGAGAGAACATAGCGATGAGTAGTGGAGAAATGTCGGCTGAAGATGCTGCGGAAATGTGGATCAACGAGAAACAGTACTACGATTACGATAGTAACACGTGTAATGATCCAAACGGTGGCACCTGTCTACATTACACGCAAGTTGTTTGGAAAAACACAGTTCGTTTGGGATGTGCTAAAGTTGTGTGTAACAGTGGTGGTACTTTTATTACATGCAACTATGATCCTCCTGGTAATTACATTGGTGAAAAACcattctaa
- the IKU2 gene encoding Leucine-rich repeat protein kinase family protein (HAIKU2 (IKU2); FUNCTIONS IN: protein serine/threonine kinase activity, protein kinase activity, ATP binding; INVOLVED IN: protein amino acid phosphorylation, endosperm development; LOCATED IN: endomembrane system; EXPRESSED IN: fruit; CONTAINS InterPro DOMAIN/s: Protein kinase, catalytic domain (InterPro:IPR000719), Leucine-rich repeat (InterPro:IPR001611), Serine/threonine-protein kinase-like domain (InterPro:IPR017442), Protein kinase-like domain (InterPro:IPR011009), Serine/threonine-protein kinase, active site (InterPro:IPR008271); BEST Arabidopsis thaliana protein match is: Leucine-rich receptor-like protein kinase family protein (TAIR:AT1G09970.1); Has 212277 Blast hits to 140483 proteins in 4652 species: Archae - 172; Bacteria - 21845; Metazoa - 68496; Fungi - 11129; Plants - 84909; Viruses - 459; Other Eukaryotes - 25267 (source: NCBI BLink).), whose translation MLRLLFIVRLLFLMPLASSRSNHSEEVENLLKLKSTFGETKSDDVFKTWTHRNSACEFAGIVCNSDGNVVEINLGSRSLINRDDDGRFTDLPFDSICDLKLLEKLVLGNNSLRGQIGTNLGKCNRLRYLDLGINNFSGEFPAIDSLQLLEFLSLNASGISGIFPWSSLKDLKRLSFLSVGDNRFGSHPFPREILNLTALQWVYLSNSSITGKIPEGIKNLVRLQNLELSDNQISGEIPKEIVQLKNLRQLEIYSNDLTGKLPLGFRNLTNLRNFDASNNSLEGDLSELRFLKNLVSLGMFENRLTGEIPKEFGDFKSLAALSLYRNQLTGKLPRRLGSWTAFKYIDVSENFLEGQIPPYMCKKGVMTHLLMLQNRFTGQFPESYAKCKTLIRLRVSNNSLSGMIPSGIWGLPNLQFLDLASNYFEGNLTGDIGNAKSLGSLDLSNNRFSGSLPFQISGANSLVSVNLRMNKFSGIVPESFGKLKELSSLILDQNNLSGAIPKSLGLCTSLVDLNFAGNSLSEEIPESLGSLKLLNSLNLSGNKLSGMIPVGLSALKLSLLDLSNNQLTGSVPESLVSGSFEGNSGLCSSKIRYLRPCPLGKPHSQGKRKHLSKVDMCFIVAAILALFFLFSYVIFKIRRDKLNKTVQKKNDWQVSSFRLLNFNEMEIIDEIKSENIIGRGGQGNVYKVSLRSGETLAVKHIWCPESSHESFRSSTAMLSDGNNRSNNGEFEAEVATLSNIKHINVVKLFCSITCEDSKLLVYEYMPNGSLWEQLHERRGEQEIGWRVRQALALGAAKGLEYLHHGLDRPVIHRDVKSSNILLDEEWRPRIADFGLAKIIQADSVQRDFSAPLVKGTLGYIAPEYAYTTKVNEKSDVYSFGVVLMELVTGKKPLETDFGENNDIVMWVWSVSKETNREMMMKLIDTSIEDEYKEDALKVLTIALLCTDKSPQARPFMKSVVSMLEKIEPSYNKNSGEASYGESANDEITKVV comes from the exons ATGCTCCGGCTACTATTTATCGTTCGCCTTCTCTTTTTAATGCCACTAGCTTCATCGAGATCCAACCACAGTGAAGAAGTCGAGAATCTTCTCAAACTGAAATCCACCTTTGGAGAAACAAAATCCGACGACGTCTTTAAGACCTGGACTCACCGGAATTCGGCATGTGAATTCGCCGGAATCGTATGTAATTCCGACGGAAACGTCGTCGAGATCAACCTTGGAAGTCGGAGTTTGATCAACCGAGACGACGACGGTAGGTTCACCGATCTTCCTTTCGATTCAATCTGCGATTTGAAGTTGCTGGAGAAGCTTGTTCTAGGAAACAACTCTTTACGTGGTCAGATTGGTACGAATCTCGGGAAATGTAATCGCTTGAGATACTTAGACCTCGGGATCAACAATTTCTCCGGTGAGTTTCCGGCGATTGATTCGTTACAATTACTCGAGTTTTTGAGCTTAAACGCTTCTGGAATCTCTGGAATATTCCCATGGAGTTCTCTAAAAGACCTGAAACGATTGAGTTTCCTAAGCGTTGGAGATAACCGATTCGGTTCGCATCCATTTCCTAGAGAGATTCTAAATCTCACTGCCTTGCAATGGGTTTATCTGAGTAACAGCAGCATCACTGGTAAGATTCCAGAGGGAATCAAAAACCTTGTTCGTCTACAAAACTTGGAGCTCTCTGATAATCAGATCTCTGGTGAAATTCCAAAGGAGATTGTTCAGCTCAAAAACCTAAGGCAGCTTGAGATTTATAGTAATGACTTGACCGGTAAGTTACCATTGGGTTTTAGGAATTTGACGAATCTGAGGAATTTCGACGCCTCTAACAACTCCTTGGAAGGTGATTTATCAGAGCTGCGGTTCTTAAAGAATCTTGTGTCTCTTGGAATGTTCGAAAACCGATTAACCGGTGAGATTCCAAAAGAGTTTGGAGATTTCAAGAGTTTAGCTGCTTTGTCTCTTTACAGAAACCAGCTCACAGGGAAGCTTCCGAGGAGACTCGGTTCTTGGACAGCTTTTAAGTACATCGACGTGTCTGAGAACTTCTTGGAAGGTCAGATTCCTCCTTATATGTGCAAGAAAGGCGTAATGACGCATCTTCTCATGTTGCAGAACAGATTCACAGGACAATTTCCAGAGAGTTATGCTAAATGTAAGACTCTGATTCGTCTTCGTGTAAGTAACAACTCTCTCTCTGGAATGATTCCTTCAGGGATTTGGGGTCTTCCTAATCTACAGTTTCTTGACCTTGCTTCAAACTATTTTGAAGGAAACCTCACTGGTGATATTGGTAATGCCAAGTCTCTAGGTTCTTTAGATTTGAGCAATAATAGATTTTCAGGTTCTCTACCGTTTCAGATCTCAGGAGCTAACTCGTTAGTGTCGGTTAATCTTCGAATGAATAAGTTTTCCGGGATAGTTCCTGAATCTTTTGGTAAGCTTAAGGAGCTTTCAAGTCTCATTCTTGACCAGAATAATCTATCTGGTGCTATACCAAAGTCACTAGGCTTATGCACATCTTTGGTTGATCTAAACTTTGCTGGAAACTCACTCTCTGAGGAAATCCCGGAAAGTTTAGGATCTTTAAAGTTATTGAATTCCCTGAATCTGTCAGGAAACAAATTATCAGGAATGATTCCTGTTGGTTTGTCGGCTCTGAAGCTAAGCTTACTTGACTTATCCAACAACCAATTGACCGGTTCTGTTCCTGAATCTCTCGTAAGTGGAAGCTTTGAAGGAAATTCAGGACTATGCAGCTCAAAGATCAGATATCTTCGTCCATGTCCGCTTGGAAAACCTCACAGCCAAGGGAAGAGGAAACATTTGTCAAAAGTCGACATGTGTTTCATTGTTGCAGCGAtacttgctctgtttttcttattcaGTTACGTGATCTTTAAGATAAGACGAGATAAGTTGAATAAAACGGTGCAGAAGAAGAACGACTGGCAAGTGAGCTCTTTCCGGTTACTAAACTTTAATGAAATGGAAATTATTGATGAGATCAAATCAGAGAATATCATAGGCAGAGGAGGTCAGGGGAATGTTTACAAAGTAAGTCTAAGAAGCGGTGAAACACTAGCCGTTAAACATATCTGGTGTCCGGAGAGTTCCCACGAAAGCTTTAGAAGCTCAACGGCAATGTTAAGTGACGGCAATAACAGAAGTAATAACGGAGAATTCGAGGCAGAAGTCGCGACGCTAAgcaatataaaacatataaacgtTGTGAAGTTGTTCTGCAGCATAACGTGTGAGGACAGTAAGCTGCTTGTCTATGAGTATATGCCTAATGGAAGCTTGTGGGAGCAGCTGCATGAGCGTCGTGGTGAGCAAGAAATTGGGTGGCGTGTGAGACAAGCGTTAGCTTTAGGAGCTGCTAAAGGGCTGGAGTATCTTCACCATGGGTTAGATCGGCCGGTGATACATCGAGACGTGAAGTCCAGCAATATATTGCTTGATGAGGAATGGAGACCAAGGATTGCTGATTTTGGATTGGCTAAAATCATTCAGGCTGATTCGGTTCAACGAGATTTCTCGGCTCCTCTTGTCAAAGGAACTCTTGGTTACATTGCCCCCG AATATGCATATACTACCAAAGTGAACGAGAAGAGCGACGTGTACAGCTTCGGGGTGGTGTTAATGGAGTTGGTGACAGGGAAGAAGCCGTTAGAGACAGATTTCGGCGAGAACAATGACATAGTCATGTGGGTTTGGAGCGTGAGCAAGGAGACGAACagagaaatgatgatgaaattAATCGATACGAGCATAGAAGATGAATACAAGGAGGATGCTCTTAAAGTTTTGACCATTGCTTTATTATGCACGGACAAGTCTCCTCAGGCTAGACCGTTTATGAAATCAGTAGTTAGTATGCTAGAAAAAATAGAGCCTTCCTATAACAAGAACAGTGGAGAAGCAAGTTACGGTGAGAGTGCTAATGATGAGATTACTAAAGTTGTATAA
- the BCAT4 gene encoding branched-chain aminotransferase4 (branched-chain aminotransferase4 (BCAT4); CONTAINS InterPro DOMAIN/s: Aminotransferase, class IV (InterPro:IPR001544), Branched-chain amino acid aminotransferase II (InterPro:IPR005786); BEST Arabidopsis thaliana protein match is: D-aminoacid aminotransferase-like PLP-dependent enzymes superfamily protein (TAIR:AT1G50110.1); Has 11097 Blast hits to 11097 proteins in 2502 species: Archae - 154; Bacteria - 6834; Metazoa - 263; Fungi - 399; Plants - 250; Viruses - 0; Other Eukaryotes - 3197 (source: NCBI BLink).), producing the protein MAPSAQPLPVSVSDEKYANVKWEELAFKFVRTDYMYVAKCNHGESFQEGKILPFADLQLNPCAAVLQYGQGLYEGLKAYRTEDGRILLFRPDQNGLRLQAGADRLYMPYPSVDQFVSAIKQVALANKKWIPPPGKGTLYIRPILFGSGPILGSFPIPETTFTAFACPVGRYHKDNSGLNLKIEDQFRRAFPSGTGGVKSITNYCPVWIPLAEAKKQGFSDILFLDAATGKNIEELFAANVFMLKGNVVSTPTIAGTILPGVTRNCVMELCRDFGYQVEERTIPLVDFLDADEAFCTGTASIVTSIASVTFKDKKTGFKTGEETLAAKLYETLSDIQTGRVEDTKGWTVEIDRQG; encoded by the exons ATGGCTCCTTCTGCGCAACCTCTTCCTGTGAG TGTTTCGGATGAAAAATATGCGAATGTCAAGTGGGAAGAGTTGGCATTCAAGTTTGTTCGTACGGATTATATGTATGTTGCGAAGTGCAATCATGGAGAGAGTTTTCAAGAGGGGAAGATTCTTCCTTTTGCTGATTTGCAACTTAACCCTTGCGCTGCTGTTCTTCAGTATGGCCAG ggtttatatGAAGGACTGAAAGCTTACAGGACAGAAGATGGTCGGATTCTGCTATTCCGACCAGACCAAAACGGTCTCCGCCTTCAAGCCGGAGCTGACAGACTCTATATGCCTTATCCTTCGGTCGATCAATTCGTCTCCGCCATCAAACAAGTTGCTCTTGCCAACAAGAAATgg ATTCCTCCTCCGGGGAAAGGAACATTGTATATTAGGCCTATCTTGTTTGGGAGTGGTCCGATTCTTGGTTCATTTCCCATTCCTGAGACCACCTTCACAGCTTTTGCCTGTCCTGTTGGACGTTATCATAAG GATAACTCTGGTTTGAATCTGAAAATCGAAGATCAGTTTCGTCGAGCTTTTCCTAGTGGAACTGGTGGTGTGAAGAGCATCACAAACTATTGTCCt GTTTGGATACCATTGGCAGAGGCGAAAAAACAAGGTTTCtctgatattttgtttttggatgcTGCAACTGGCAAAAACATTGAAGAACTTTTCGCAGCTAATGTTTTTATGCTCaag gGCAATGTTGTATCGACACCAACAATTGCAGGAACTATTTTGCCCGGAGTCACTCGAAACTGCGTAATGGAATTGTGTCGTGATTTCGGCTACCAG GTCGAGGAACGTACGATTCCTCTAGTGGACTTTCTCGATGCGGACGAAGCTTTCTGTACTGGCACTGCTTCCATTGTGACTAGTATTGCATCCGTAACctttaaagacaaaaa GACCGGATTCAAAACAGGGGAAGAAACATTGGCTGCGAAGCTATACGAGACGTTAAGTGATATCCAGACGGGTCGGGTCGAGGATACCAAGGGATGGACGGTGGAGATTGACCGCCAGGGCTGA